In Aestuariibaculum lutulentum, one DNA window encodes the following:
- a CDS encoding RNA polymerase sigma-70 factor, whose protein sequence is MHSISLKEFKAYFDDQYMSLCLFAHKYIGDLELSKDIVQDVFVKIWEDKITFKSENSIKTYLYTSVKNKCLDYLKSKTYKSTNKLSDADIQKLETEPFFMREVAVQETSKIIHQAIATLPKKCAEILLLSIQDYSNQDIANELNISVNTVKAQKKIAYKKLKPILKEYFLFISFALE, encoded by the coding sequence ATGCATAGCATTAGCTTGAAGGAATTTAAGGCGTATTTTGATGATCAGTACATGTCTTTGTGTTTGTTTGCCCATAAGTATATTGGCGATTTAGAACTTTCAAAAGATATTGTACAGGATGTCTTTGTGAAAATATGGGAAGATAAAATTACCTTTAAAAGTGAAAATAGCATTAAAACATATTTATACACTTCTGTAAAAAATAAATGCCTGGATTATCTTAAAAGTAAAACCTACAAGTCTACAAATAAGCTAAGTGATGCTGATATTCAAAAATTAGAAACCGAACCTTTTTTTATGAGGGAAGTTGCTGTGCAGGAAACCTCTAAAATTATACATCAGGCTATTGCCACTTTACCAAAAAAGTGCGCCGAAATATTACTATTAAGTATTCAGGATTATAGTAATCAGGATATCGCTAACGAACTAAATATTTCGGTGAATACAGTTAAGGCACAAAAGAAAATAGCTTATAAAAAGTTGAAACCTATTCTTAAAGAGTACTTTCTTTTTATCTCTTTTGCTTTAGAATAA
- a CDS encoding universal stress protein, whose amino-acid sequence MKNILVPVGSSSNALSNLQYAVDFAQAFGAKLYVVQVYNVYTKAGTMLKVDDIIERESKAYLTDLVSQIDTKNVEIVIKTFKGKLIDTLELACKVGDIDLILIEPRTTSISDEVYLGKTSGKIIKHTQIPALIVPEGYKFEPVSNILFAVKSAIIKKDDVLNPLKSVKEQFKSVVNLLLVKTPFYGEGDFILNDDLKALVDSTSKTVNATTYQGVLEHFQANQPDMLCVVRRKRGFFVKAWEKNIILKKEFYSSIPVLVLSGLK is encoded by the coding sequence ATGAAAAATATTCTGGTTCCTGTTGGATCGTCATCAAATGCCTTAAGTAATTTGCAGTATGCTGTAGATTTTGCTCAGGCTTTTGGCGCGAAGCTATACGTGGTGCAAGTGTATAATGTGTACACAAAAGCAGGAACAATGCTAAAAGTTGATGATATTATTGAACGAGAGAGTAAAGCCTATTTAACAGATTTGGTATCTCAAATAGACACTAAAAATGTTGAAATAGTTATTAAGACATTTAAAGGGAAATTAATTGATACTCTGGAGTTGGCTTGTAAAGTTGGTGATATCGATTTAATTTTAATAGAACCTCGTACAACGTCAATAAGTGATGAAGTATATTTAGGAAAAACATCGGGTAAAATTATAAAGCATACCCAAATACCTGCTTTAATTGTTCCTGAAGGTTATAAGTTCGAGCCGGTGTCTAATATTTTGTTTGCGGTGAAGTCGGCTATTATTAAAAAAGATGATGTTTTAAATCCGCTGAAATCGGTTAAGGAACAATTTAAATCGGTAGTAAATTTATTATTGGTGAAAACACCGTTTTATGGTGAAGGCGATTTTATTTTAAACGACGATTTAAAAGCTTTAGTAGATTCTACTTCAAAAACGGTAAATGCAACAACTTATCAAGGTGTGTTGGAACATTTTCAGGCAAATCAGCCAGATATGCTTTGCGTTGTAAGACGTAAACGCGGATTTTTTGTGAAAGCCTGGGAAAAAAATATAATTTTGAAAAAGGAATTTTATAGCTCAATACCGGTATTGGTATTAAGTGGTCTAAAATAA
- a CDS encoding MATE family efflux transporter yields MNQNLSFKHINKLAIPALIAGISEPILSITDTAIVGNMEVNATESLAAVGIVGTFISMLIWVLGQTRSAISSIVSQYVGANKVEKIKNLPAQAIFIITSLSIIIIITTFPFTNTIFKLYNASGLILDYTAEYYKIRVFGFPFTLFSIAVFGTFRGLQNTYYPMIIAIVGALTNIVLDVVLVFGINSIIPAMNIKGAAYASLISQGIMAILSAYYLLKKTDIPLKLSFPFNHEIKRFIIMILNLFVRTLALNATLYFATRFATSYGTAYIAAYTIAINLWFFGAFFIDGYASAGNILSGKLYGGKNYKDLMTLSNKLIRYGVVVGIILGIIGGIGYYPLGHLFSKDPQVLNLFYNSFWIVLIMQPFCALAFIFDGMFKGLGMMKYLRNILLFSTFIVFIPILFLLDSLGYKLHAIFIAMTFWIISRGFPLILFFRKKFLTLSQNS; encoded by the coding sequence ATGAATCAAAACCTAAGCTTTAAACATATTAATAAACTGGCCATTCCTGCTTTAATTGCCGGAATCTCTGAACCCATTCTCTCTATTACCGATACAGCTATTGTTGGAAACATGGAAGTCAACGCTACCGAATCTCTTGCTGCTGTAGGTATTGTGGGCACTTTTATTTCGATGCTTATTTGGGTTTTAGGCCAAACCAGAAGTGCTATTTCCTCAATCGTATCTCAATATGTTGGTGCCAATAAGGTAGAAAAAATTAAAAACCTTCCGGCGCAGGCGATATTCATAATCACATCGCTTAGCATCATTATTATCATAACAACGTTTCCTTTTACAAACACCATTTTCAAACTCTATAACGCCTCCGGCTTAATTTTAGATTACACCGCAGAATACTACAAAATTAGAGTCTTCGGATTTCCGTTTACCTTATTTTCTATTGCTGTGTTCGGCACCTTCAGAGGTTTACAAAACACCTACTACCCTATGATTATTGCCATAGTCGGGGCTTTAACCAATATAGTATTAGATGTCGTTCTGGTATTTGGTATTAATAGTATCATCCCTGCTATGAATATAAAAGGTGCTGCTTACGCCAGTCTTATTTCTCAAGGCATCATGGCTATACTTTCGGCGTATTACCTGTTAAAGAAAACCGACATTCCTTTAAAGCTAAGTTTTCCTTTTAACCATGAAATCAAAAGGTTCATAATTATGATTCTTAATTTATTCGTGAGAACCCTGGCGCTTAACGCCACACTTTATTTTGCCACAAGATTTGCAACGAGTTACGGAACGGCTTATATCGCGGCTTATACCATTGCCATAAACCTATGGTTCTTTGGTGCGTTTTTTATCGATGGCTATGCCAGTGCAGGCAATATATTATCAGGAAAACTTTATGGCGGCAAAAATTATAAAGATCTTATGACTTTAAGCAATAAACTTATTCGATACGGTGTTGTCGTTGGTATTATCCTAGGCATCATCGGAGGAATAGGTTACTACCCATTAGGCCATTTATTCTCAAAGGATCCTCAAGTTTTAAACTTGTTTTATAATTCCTTTTGGATTGTACTCATCATGCAACCCTTTTGTGCATTAGCCTTTATATTTGACGGGATGTTTAAAGGACTTGGTATGATGAAATATTTAAGAAATATCCTCTTATTTTCCACTTTCATCGTCTTTATTCCTATTCTGTTCTTACTAGACAGTTTAGGCTATAAACTTCATGCTATTTTTATAGCCATGACCTTTTGGATTATCTCCAGAGGGTTTCCTCTTATTCTCTTTTTCAGAAAAAAGTTCCTGACCCTGTCTCAAAACTCTTAA
- a CDS encoding SusC/RagA family TonB-linked outer membrane protein encodes MKIKLITDRSRTRKRLLLFIMRAFIFLLCTTVFSLNSVNVFSQEEVFISKDEVVSVDKVFKIIKEQTDYHFIYPKDLFKNTPKVHLKKGLVKIQDLLNESLDANNLNFEVSKNNTIVIKKRTELILDDVQGIQISGSVVDGSGLPLPGANIIVKGTNTGTQTDFDGKFTLTVSNADAVLIVSYVGYTTRDVSLEGKTSLTIMLRENAAALDEVVVVGYGTQKKSDLTGSVSVVDVDEAKKTVTYDAAKMLQGQVAGVTVQSSGEPGGFVNIKIRGVNSFSNNNPLFVIDGMIVDSPFDFAPGDIESMQVLKDASAAAIYGVRGANGVVIITTKKGKAGQFNIKLKSLFGIQNVANTWSVTDREGYQNITSAAEVNAGLSIAPGNDPNNAAYISDVNTDWQDAAFKTGYIENHSVSFNGGAESLGYNLNLDYFKNSSYVDSPQDYERISTNLNLNGQKGKFKYGAKLGYTDSGKENFNEYLAGQSAISDIVGAIPTMPVYDENRLGGYGGTDNLTQRAISMNAIGYNNLIDNTARRNRFIGDVWAEVEIVKGLKYKLDASFDRLDWKNRTFIPPSDLGWYYITTNDEASLDVSTGNQTRTFLNNLLTYNVELGKHNITVLGGLIQERNEYYNHWSRGVGYEPGTISHLEYADATSTGEYESTITGISYLSRLNYSYDDRYLITANFRQDRTSLFSETNNKGNFYSFSGAWKLSNEHFITLPDWLSTVKLRGGYGELGNNTIPPYFFATTTNQFASYNFNNELAPGTTVVSSLDPDVHWEITKTTNAAVELGFFKNALEVTGEYYVKKSTDLLIGVPLPYSTGAFPASITTNAGAVENKGFEFTASYSNNAREFQYNISANLGTLKNEVLQIGLDGNPIYGAASKTEVGRSIGEIFAYETDGIFQSAEEVASSPTQIGAAAGDIKFKDQLTVDTDGDGIPDAADGIINDQDRTYQGVTIPKYSYGLNFSCNYKNFDLSFFFQGAGGHKAFNGLYRNLMIGQYTNHHTDMLDYWTPTNTDTNVPRPIIGDPNANLRDSNRFVENADYLKLQNIELGYKIPVGANGVLQEAKVYINAQNVFTISNYRGYDPDFNSNDGLFSRGYDGGSFPNPRTISLGVQVGF; translated from the coding sequence ATGAAAATTAAATTAATTACGGACCGTTCGCGTACGCGAAAACGGCTGCTATTGTTTATTATGAGAGCATTTATCTTCTTATTATGTACCACTGTTTTCAGTTTGAATTCAGTTAACGTTTTTTCTCAAGAAGAAGTATTTATCAGCAAGGATGAAGTAGTAAGTGTAGACAAGGTGTTCAAAATAATTAAGGAACAAACCGATTATCATTTTATTTACCCGAAAGATTTATTTAAAAACACGCCAAAAGTTCATTTAAAAAAGGGACTGGTTAAAATACAGGATTTGCTTAACGAAAGTTTAGATGCCAATAATTTAAACTTTGAAGTGTCTAAGAATAACACCATTGTTATAAAGAAAAGAACAGAGCTAATTTTAGATGACGTTCAGGGCATTCAAATTTCAGGTTCTGTAGTCGATGGTTCAGGGTTACCGTTGCCGGGAGCAAATATTATTGTTAAGGGAACAAATACGGGGACCCAAACCGATTTTGACGGGAAGTTTACTTTAACCGTTTCCAATGCTGATGCTGTGCTTATAGTATCATATGTTGGGTATACAACCAGAGATGTATCCTTAGAAGGAAAAACATCTTTAACTATCATGTTAAGAGAAAATGCCGCAGCATTAGATGAGGTTGTTGTTGTTGGTTATGGGACACAGAAAAAGTCAGATTTAACTGGATCTGTAAGTGTTGTAGATGTCGATGAAGCTAAAAAGACAGTAACATATGATGCCGCAAAAATGTTACAAGGTCAGGTTGCCGGAGTAACAGTGCAATCTTCCGGAGAGCCAGGTGGATTTGTCAATATAAAAATCAGAGGGGTTAATTCATTTAGTAATAACAATCCGCTATTTGTTATTGATGGAATGATTGTAGACAGTCCATTCGATTTTGCTCCTGGAGATATCGAGTCTATGCAGGTATTAAAAGATGCATCGGCTGCTGCTATTTATGGTGTTCGTGGTGCTAACGGAGTTGTGATTATCACAACCAAAAAAGGAAAAGCAGGACAATTTAATATTAAGCTTAAATCGTTATTTGGTATTCAAAATGTAGCAAATACATGGTCGGTAACCGATAGAGAAGGCTATCAGAATATTACAAGTGCTGCCGAGGTGAATGCAGGATTAAGCATTGCGCCGGGTAACGACCCAAACAATGCCGCTTATATTAGTGATGTTAATACCGATTGGCAGGATGCGGCTTTTAAAACCGGATACATAGAAAACCATTCGGTAAGTTTCAATGGTGGAGCCGAAAGTTTAGGGTATAATTTAAATCTTGATTACTTTAAAAACAGCAGTTATGTTGATTCTCCACAAGACTACGAAAGAATATCAACCAATCTGAATTTGAATGGTCAAAAAGGAAAATTCAAGTATGGAGCTAAGTTAGGGTATACCGATTCAGGTAAAGAAAACTTTAATGAATATCTGGCAGGACAGTCGGCAATTTCAGATATCGTAGGGGCCATTCCAACCATGCCGGTGTATGATGAAAATCGATTAGGGGGTTACGGCGGTACCGATAATTTAACCCAACGTGCGATCTCCATGAATGCTATTGGGTATAATAACTTAATAGATAATACGGCCAGAAGAAATCGTTTTATTGGCGATGTTTGGGCTGAAGTAGAGATTGTAAAAGGCTTAAAATATAAATTAGATGCCAGTTTTGATCGACTAGACTGGAAAAACAGAACGTTTATTCCACCAAGCGATTTAGGTTGGTATTATATTACTACCAACGATGAAGCATCTTTGGATGTGTCTACAGGAAATCAAACCAGAACATTTTTAAATAACTTGTTAACCTATAATGTCGAGTTAGGAAAGCATAATATTACGGTTTTAGGTGGGTTAATTCAGGAACGTAATGAATATTATAACCATTGGTCCAGAGGAGTTGGCTACGAACCAGGAACGATTAGTCATTTGGAGTATGCCGATGCAACAAGTACCGGAGAATATGAAAGTACCATTACTGGAATTTCATATTTAAGCAGATTAAACTATTCTTACGACGATCGTTATTTAATTACTGCAAACTTCAGACAGGATAGAACTTCATTATTTAGTGAGACAAACAATAAAGGTAATTTCTATTCATTTTCAGGAGCTTGGAAACTTAGTAACGAGCATTTTATAACCTTACCAGATTGGTTAAGCACTGTAAAATTAAGAGGTGGTTACGGTGAGTTAGGAAACAATACTATTCCTCCATATTTCTTTGCAACTACTACTAACCAATTTGCGAGTTACAACTTTAATAACGAATTAGCACCGGGAACAACTGTTGTAAGTTCGTTAGATCCGGATGTGCACTGGGAGATTACAAAAACTACCAATGCAGCTGTTGAATTAGGGTTTTTTAAAAACGCATTGGAGGTTACCGGAGAGTATTATGTGAAAAAATCTACCGATTTATTAATTGGAGTTCCATTACCATATTCAACTGGGGCATTTCCAGCGAGTATCACCACAAATGCTGGAGCTGTAGAGAATAAAGGATTCGAATTTACAGCCTCATACAGTAACAATGCTCGTGAATTTCAGTATAACATTTCGGCCAATTTAGGAACCCTTAAAAATGAAGTGTTACAAATAGGTCTTGATGGAAACCCAATATATGGGGCTGCTTCAAAAACCGAAGTCGGACGATCTATAGGCGAAATTTTTGCTTATGAGACAGATGGAATTTTCCAATCTGCCGAGGAGGTAGCAAGCTCACCAACACAAATTGGTGCTGCGGCTGGTGATATTAAATTTAAAGATCAATTAACCGTTGATACCGATGGCGATGGTATACCTGACGCAGCCGATGGCATTATTAACGATCAGGATAGAACCTATCAGGGTGTTACCATTCCAAAGTACAGCTACGGATTAAACTTTAGCTGTAATTATAAAAATTTCGATTTATCATTCTTCTTCCAGGGAGCAGGAGGACATAAAGCTTTCAACGGGCTATATCGTAATTTAATGATTGGGCAATATACCAATCACCATACCGATATGTTGGATTACTGGACACCAACAAATACAGATACTAATGTACCTCGCCCAATAATTGGTGATCCGAATGCAAATCTTAGAGATTCTAACCGCTTTGTTGAAAATGCCGATTATTTGAAACTTCAGAATATAGAATTAGGGTATAAAATCCCGGTTGGAGCGAATGGTGTTTTACAGGAAGCGAAAGTATATATTAATGCTCAAAACGTATTTACTATTAGTAATTATCGTGGTTACGATCCCGATTTTAATAGTAATGATGGGTTGTTCTCCAGAGGTTATGATGGAGGGTCTTTTCCGAATCCAAGAACGATTTCTTTAGGTGTTCAAGTAGGTTTTTAA
- a CDS encoding RagB/SusD family nutrient uptake outer membrane protein: MKYIKFKYVSLFLSLSIVISSCVAEDDLIQVDPNNDAVDSFWADDQDALQGVNAAYGSLLTDGTYMRSTPLLLDLKGDDCRSNSPWGAMYNVGRFNSNVADAAIYGWAYETYYQGIYRANQVLDKVPGIAMENEALKNRILGQAYFLRGLYLFHAVNMFKNVPVPVELAAFYPQKTEAEGWAQVIEDFKTAADMLPVSYTSGISGLDLGEVGRATKGAALAYLGKAYLFTQDFTNARDAFKAVIDLNVYALVSNYRDNFTDKNENNSESVFEVQFSREAGGVDLGWGGAPQSGWGKTSARAITYGPRAFGWTDVQPTWTLFNEFHEESTISGEVDPRLDATMFYNKPGGMMLYGQDFATFYGNNPSDLNDLFCRKYQNSDGEYANEYDWRSGINERLMRYSDVLLMYAETLNETGATASAYTYIQEVRDRVNLPDLSVTKPGMSQAEMREQIGHERFLEFALEGHRFDDIRRWGWLEDTNKLNWLKSRDAEYATYSEGREFFPIPQLEIDNNPGTTQNLGY, from the coding sequence ATGAAATATATAAAGTTTAAATATGTATCACTTTTCCTTTCCTTATCAATCGTGATTAGCAGTTGTGTGGCAGAGGATGATTTAATACAAGTAGATCCAAATAACGATGCAGTAGATTCGTTTTGGGCCGATGACCAAGATGCGCTTCAAGGTGTAAATGCAGCTTACGGTAGTTTGCTTACCGACGGAACATATATGAGAAGTACGCCTTTATTATTAGATTTAAAAGGAGACGATTGTAGAAGTAATAGCCCATGGGGAGCGATGTACAACGTAGGGCGATTTAATTCAAACGTAGCAGATGCCGCCATTTATGGATGGGCTTACGAAACGTATTATCAGGGCATTTATCGTGCTAACCAAGTGTTAGATAAAGTACCTGGAATTGCTATGGAAAATGAAGCATTAAAAAACAGAATTTTAGGTCAGGCTTACTTTTTAAGAGGCTTATATTTATTCCATGCCGTAAACATGTTTAAAAATGTACCGGTTCCTGTTGAGTTAGCAGCTTTTTATCCGCAAAAGACCGAAGCTGAAGGTTGGGCTCAGGTTATCGAAGATTTTAAAACGGCTGCAGATATGTTACCTGTGTCATATACCAGCGGCATTTCTGGTTTAGATTTAGGTGAAGTGGGACGTGCAACCAAAGGGGCAGCTTTAGCCTATTTAGGAAAAGCATATTTGTTTACACAGGACTTTACTAATGCAAGAGATGCTTTTAAAGCGGTGATTGATTTAAATGTATATGCATTAGTATCTAACTACCGCGATAATTTCACCGATAAAAATGAAAACAATTCAGAATCTGTTTTCGAGGTTCAGTTTAGTCGTGAAGCTGGCGGTGTAGACTTAGGCTGGGGTGGTGCGCCACAATCAGGTTGGGGAAAAACTTCGGCAAGAGCAATTACTTACGGACCTAGAGCTTTTGGTTGGACCGATGTACAGCCTACATGGACTTTATTTAATGAATTTCATGAAGAGTCGACGATTTCTGGAGAGGTCGATCCGCGATTAGATGCCACAATGTTTTATAATAAACCAGGAGGTATGATGTTGTACGGACAGGATTTTGCAACATTTTATGGTAATAATCCATCAGATTTAAATGATTTATTCTGTAGAAAATATCAAAATTCGGATGGAGAATATGCTAATGAATACGATTGGCGTTCAGGAATTAACGAGCGTTTAATGCGATATTCTGATGTGTTGTTAATGTATGCCGAAACCTTAAATGAAACCGGAGCTACGGCATCAGCATATACCTATATTCAAGAGGTTAGAGATCGTGTAAATCTGCCGGATTTAAGTGTTACAAAACCAGGAATGAGCCAGGCAGAAATGCGTGAGCAAATTGGTCACGAACGCTTTTTAGAGTTTGCACTGGAAGGGCACCGTTTCGATGATATACGTCGCTGGGGATGGTTAGAAGACACTAATAAATTAAATTGGTTAAAGTCTAGAGATGCCGAGTATGCCACATATTCTGAAGGAAGAGAGTTTTTCCCGATTCCGCAGTTAGAAATTGATAATAACCCGGGAACAACACAAAACTTAGGATACTAA
- a CDS encoding FecR family protein, translated as MSVFNKIFKLSNKTAKSLLNNRTPKKLLKTELFSEEDRAYILNELTNKEAIENREVLSSKIDKEADWQLVKKKISKPVKRMNWYYAAAAVLVTFLAIGFLIKQNYTPDETPQIIVNNIEIGSDKATLTLEDGTHVELGEGTSFEGENANSDGENLVYKKPDSKKGQLAYNYLTIPRGGQFYVELSDGTKVWLNSESQLKYPVSFVEGDTRKVELIYGEAYFDVSPSTENKGSKFKVYNNEQEIKVLGTEFNVKAYKEEFNIYTTLVEGKVEVGFNDKKEFLKPSQQANLDLQTNTFKVYEVDVYNEISWREGIFSFENKNLKEIMTVLSRWYDTDVIFENKALEKEEFIGVLGKNQDILEILKTIQNFGIISDYQINDKTIILK; from the coding sequence ATGTCAGTTTTCAATAAAATATTTAAACTATCAAACAAGACTGCAAAGTCTTTATTAAACAATAGGACTCCAAAAAAGTTGCTTAAAACAGAGCTTTTCTCTGAAGAGGATCGAGCTTATATTCTAAACGAATTAACGAATAAGGAAGCCATTGAGAATAGAGAGGTATTATCAAGTAAAATTGATAAAGAAGCGGATTGGCAACTGGTTAAAAAGAAAATATCAAAACCAGTTAAAAGAATGAATTGGTATTATGCGGCGGCGGCTGTTTTAGTAACATTCTTAGCCATAGGGTTCTTAATCAAACAAAATTATACTCCAGATGAAACTCCTCAAATTATTGTAAATAATATTGAAATAGGTTCTGATAAGGCAACATTAACTCTGGAAGATGGTACACATGTAGAATTAGGAGAAGGGACTTCGTTCGAGGGAGAGAATGCCAATAGTGATGGTGAAAATTTAGTTTATAAAAAGCCGGATTCGAAAAAGGGACAACTCGCTTATAATTATTTAACCATTCCACGCGGAGGACAGTTTTATGTTGAACTTTCAGATGGTACTAAAGTGTGGTTAAATTCAGAATCACAATTAAAATACCCGGTAAGTTTTGTAGAGGGTGATACACGTAAGGTTGAATTAATATATGGTGAAGCTTATTTTGATGTGTCCCCAAGTACCGAAAATAAAGGTTCTAAGTTTAAAGTCTATAACAATGAACAGGAGATTAAGGTTTTAGGAACAGAATTCAATGTAAAAGCATATAAGGAAGAATTTAATATATACACGACTTTGGTTGAAGGTAAAGTAGAGGTTGGTTTTAATGACAAAAAAGAGTTTTTAAAACCAAGTCAGCAGGCCAACCTCGATTTACAAACCAATACATTTAAAGTGTATGAAGTTGATGTGTATAATGAAATTTCATGGAGAGAAGGTATCTTCAGCTTTGAAAATAAAAACCTAAAAGAAATTATGACGGTACTATCCAGATGGTATGATACCGATGTAATTTTCGAAAATAAAGCTCTTGAAAAGGAAGAATTTATTGGGGTTTTAGGTAAGAATCAGGATATCCTTGAGATTCTTAAAACCATTCAAAATTTCGGAATCATTTCCGATTACCAAATAAACGATAAGACCATCATTTTAAAATAA
- a CDS encoding 2OG-Fe(II) oxygenase codes for MSQLFEAIDFVENPLYEQIISDISTQQFSIVENFFTHEEVDLLRQSLINKHEEDAFKKAAIGNRVNETIEKSIRGDMILWIDEAKADIVEQVFFNKVNDLVGYLNKTCFMGILQKEFHYAVYPQNTFYKRHIDTFQNDDRRKLSIVCYLNEDGWLPENGGELVLYLDENGQETEKVIYPFPGRMVIFESQIIEHEVKVVNTERLSITGWLKTR; via the coding sequence ATGAGTCAACTTTTTGAGGCTATTGATTTTGTTGAAAATCCGTTATACGAACAGATTATTTCGGACATCTCAACCCAACAATTTAGTATAGTAGAAAACTTCTTTACACACGAGGAAGTCGATCTGCTAAGACAGTCGCTTATTAATAAGCACGAGGAAGATGCTTTTAAAAAAGCGGCTATTGGAAATCGAGTAAACGAAACCATCGAAAAATCGATTCGTGGTGACATGATTTTATGGATAGACGAGGCAAAAGCAGATATTGTAGAACAGGTGTTTTTTAATAAGGTAAACGACCTGGTAGGGTATTTAAATAAAACCTGCTTTATGGGAATTTTGCAGAAGGAATTCCACTATGCGGTCTATCCACAAAATACCTTTTATAAACGCCATATAGATACGTTTCAAAATGACGACCGCCGAAAATTATCGATAGTTTGTTATTTAAACGAAGATGGCTGGTTGCCTGAAAATGGTGGTGAGTTGGTGTTGTATTTAGATGAAAACGGACAGGAAACTGAAAAAGTAATTTATCCGTTCCCTGGTCGTATGGTTATTTTTGAAAGCCAGATTATTGAACACGAAGTAAAAGTGGTTAATACCGAGCGTTTAAGTATAACCGGCTGGTTAAAAACAAGATAA